A genomic window from Candidatus Goldiibacteriota bacterium includes:
- a CDS encoding phosphoglucomutase/phosphomannomutase family protein: MAEIKFGTDGWRAKIADAFTYENLGKVTDAFALYILKEAKKPVVAVGYDNRFMSENYAFFTAQRLAGYGFKVKLFDKAVHTPLVSWSVRNFKMDAGIMITSSHNPYTYNGFKIKNRYGAGLSGAETEKVEKLIGKHPAAKKGNLEKINYDAHYVQAVKNLIDVSAIKKSGMKIVLDCMYGSGAGYMEAALDGYKKLVVINNKRDPLFGGINPEPIKQNLSKLCETVKKLKADIGIAIDGDGDRMALVNEKGEFITSHKVLVFMLLHHIKNKKMDFNFVKTISGTFLVNKLAKEYGIKLTETPVGFKYIGEKMIEDKTVIGGEESGGVGFGYFLPERDGIFGNLTILEFLAKEGKRIGRVLAELDKKYGEYRYDRVDVTFNEKNRKTIFAKADALEKKGKIAGKKIVSVNRLDGIKYILGDNEWILFRFSGTEPLLRIYSEGPTDKAVQANLKFGLKITK, translated from the coding sequence ATGGCTGAAATAAAATTTGGGACAGACGGCTGGCGCGCGAAAATAGCAGACGCTTTTACTTACGAAAATCTTGGTAAAGTCACGGATGCGTTTGCCCTGTATATACTTAAAGAAGCAAAAAAACCTGTTGTGGCAGTGGGATATGATAACAGGTTTATGTCGGAAAATTACGCGTTTTTTACGGCGCAAAGGCTTGCAGGCTATGGCTTTAAAGTAAAGCTTTTTGATAAGGCAGTTCATACCCCGCTGGTATCCTGGTCTGTGCGTAATTTTAAAATGGACGCGGGTATTATGATTACGTCGTCGCACAACCCTTACACCTATAACGGTTTTAAAATCAAAAACAGGTACGGCGCCGGATTATCCGGAGCCGAGACTGAAAAAGTGGAAAAACTGATAGGCAAACACCCGGCCGCAAAAAAGGGTAATCTTGAAAAAATAAATTACGACGCGCATTATGTTCAGGCGGTAAAAAACCTTATAGATGTTTCCGCCATTAAAAAAAGCGGAATGAAAATTGTATTGGACTGTATGTATGGTTCCGGCGCGGGTTATATGGAAGCCGCCCTTGACGGCTATAAAAAACTGGTTGTCATCAACAATAAAAGGGACCCTCTTTTTGGCGGAATAAATCCGGAGCCCATTAAACAGAACCTTTCAAAACTTTGCGAAACCGTAAAAAAACTTAAAGCGGATATCGGAATTGCCATTGACGGCGACGGGGACAGAATGGCGCTTGTTAATGAGAAAGGCGAATTTATCACGTCGCATAAAGTCCTGGTCTTTATGTTATTGCACCATATAAAAAATAAAAAAATGGATTTTAATTTTGTAAAAACCATATCAGGCACTTTCCTGGTGAACAAACTGGCAAAAGAGTACGGGATAAAACTGACAGAGACGCCTGTGGGATTCAAGTATATAGGCGAAAAAATGATAGAAGACAAAACAGTAATAGGCGGGGAAGAAAGCGGCGGGGTTGGTTTTGGGTATTTTCTGCCGGAGCGCGACGGCATTTTTGGAAATTTGACTATTCTGGAATTTCTTGCCAAAGAAGGCAAACGTATAGGCAGGGTGCTGGCTGAACTTGATAAAAAATACGGGGAGTACAGGTACGACAGGGTGGATGTGACTTTTAACGAGAAAAACAGGAAAACCATCTTTGCCAAAGCTGACGCGTTGGAAAAGAAGGGCAAGATAGCGGGTAAAAAGATAGTATCGGTAAACCGCCTTGACGGTATTAAGTATATTTTGGGAGATAATGAATGGATTCTCTTCCGCTTTTCCGGGACAGAGCCGCTGCTGCGCATCTACTCTGAAGGCCCAACAGATAAAGCCGTGCAGGCAAACCTTAAATTCGGCCTGAAAATAACTAAGTAG
- the rny gene encoding ribonuclease Y yields MEYLIVAILALIVGVAAGFFGRKIFAEGQISSAKKYAEQIVEGAKKEAGSIKKEAELESKDTILKAQADFDAKTRETKTEIANVEKKVRQREENLDKKMEIIDKKEKDLSTKEKSLTDLEKKLSTRDQELDAVIGEQRKKLENISGLSAESAKQELIRSMMDAAKQESLLMLRRLEEETKETAEKKARDIVSIAVQRIAADHTSEISVSVVPLPSDDMKGRIIGREGRNIKTLETATGVDFIIDDTPEAVTISAFDPVRREIAKLALQKLIQDGRIHPGRIEEVVEKTKLEMDQRLKEIGEQAAMDVGIPNIHPEIIKLLGKLQYRTSYGQNVLKHSVEMAYITSILASELGIDPTLSRRAALLHDIGKAIDHEIQGSHVALGVDAARKYGESEAVLHAIAAHHNDIEPKTIEAVLVQAADGISAARPGARRETLENYVKRLENLEKIASAFEGVQRTFAIQAGREIRIMVEADKIDDNRSFMLSKEIAKKIEEELEYPGQIKVTVIREVRAVEYAK; encoded by the coding sequence ATGGAGTATTTAATTGTGGCAATACTCGCCCTTATCGTGGGCGTGGCAGCAGGTTTTTTCGGACGAAAAATTTTCGCGGAAGGCCAGATTTCCAGCGCAAAAAAGTATGCTGAACAGATAGTGGAAGGGGCCAAGAAAGAAGCGGGTTCCATTAAGAAAGAAGCGGAACTTGAATCCAAAGACACCATTTTAAAGGCGCAGGCTGACTTTGACGCGAAAACACGCGAAACAAAAACAGAAATAGCCAACGTGGAAAAAAAGGTCCGCCAGAGGGAAGAAAATCTGGACAAGAAAATGGAAATAATTGACAAAAAAGAAAAAGACCTTTCCACCAAAGAAAAATCTTTAACCGACCTGGAAAAGAAACTTTCAACCCGCGACCAGGAACTTGATGCCGTAATCGGCGAACAGCGCAAGAAACTTGAAAACATCTCCGGCTTATCCGCGGAATCCGCCAAACAGGAACTTATCCGTTCCATGATGGACGCCGCCAAACAGGAATCGCTTTTAATGTTAAGGCGCCTTGAGGAAGAGACAAAAGAAACAGCGGAAAAGAAAGCCCGCGACATCGTATCAATCGCCGTACAGCGCATCGCCGCTGACCATACTTCGGAAATCAGCGTGTCTGTTGTTCCCCTTCCAAGCGATGACATGAAAGGCCGTATCATAGGCCGCGAAGGAAGAAACATTAAAACCCTTGAAACAGCCACAGGCGTTGACTTTATCATTGATGATACTCCCGAGGCTGTTACAATTTCAGCGTTTGACCCGGTAAGAAGAGAGATTGCAAAACTTGCCCTTCAGAAACTTATCCAGGACGGCAGGATACACCCGGGAAGAATTGAAGAAGTTGTTGAAAAAACAAAACTTGAAATGGACCAGCGCCTTAAAGAAATCGGCGAACAGGCGGCTATGGACGTTGGAATTCCAAACATACACCCGGAAATTATCAAACTTCTTGGAAAACTTCAGTACAGGACAAGCTATGGCCAGAACGTTTTAAAACACTCCGTGGAAATGGCTTATATCACTTCCATACTTGCGTCAGAACTTGGAATTGACCCCACCCTTTCAAGGCGCGCCGCGCTGCTTCATGATATCGGCAAAGCGATTGACCATGAAATACAGGGCAGCCACGTCGCGCTTGGCGTTGATGCCGCAAGAAAATACGGCGAATCAGAAGCCGTACTTCACGCGATAGCAGCCCACCATAATGACATTGAACCAAAAACAATTGAAGCCGTGCTTGTACAGGCAGCTGACGGAATATCCGCCGCAAGGCCGGGAGCAAGGCGCGAGACACTGGAAAATTACGTGAAACGCCTTGAGAACCTTGAAAAAATAGCATCCGCATTTGAAGGCGTTCAGAGAACGTTTGCCATACAGGCAGGCCGCGAAATAAGAATAATGGTGGAAGCGGATAAAATTGACGATAACAGGTCATTCATGCTTTCCAAAGAAATAGCCAAAAAGATAGAAGAAGAACTTGAATACCCCGGACAGATTAAGGTAACTGTAATCCGCGAAGTAAGGGCCGTAGAATACGCAAAGTAA
- a CDS encoding NAD-dependent epimerase/dehydratase family protein, translating to MNILVTGGAGFIGSNVADAFKKAGHKVVSVDNMFAGNMRNVSKGIKFYKMDIRDKKLTSVMKKEKIDAISHHAAQISVPDSVKNPAFDADINVMGVINMLECAVKAGVKKIIFVSSGGTVYGTPAKLPVAETHPYAAESPYGISKVAGELYVKFFAAQHKMKYTIVRYSNVYGPRQVPHGEAGVVAIFIKKMMSGAAPVIFGGGKCVRDYVYVGDVAAANVLALKKGDNNEFNIGTGTPTDVNQLYKAVQKVMNFTTPAVPGPFREGDILANVLDNKKAKKILGWTPEVKLIDGVAETYKYFKSL from the coding sequence ATGAACATACTTGTTACGGGCGGGGCGGGATTTATAGGAAGCAATGTCGCGGATGCTTTTAAAAAAGCGGGGCATAAAGTGGTATCTGTGGACAATATGTTTGCGGGAAATATGAGAAACGTAAGTAAAGGGATTAAGTTTTATAAAATGGACATACGCGACAAAAAACTTACCAGTGTCATGAAAAAAGAAAAAATTGACGCCATAAGCCATCATGCGGCGCAGATAAGCGTGCCGGATTCCGTTAAGAACCCGGCGTTTGACGCGGATATAAATGTTATGGGCGTTATCAACATGCTGGAATGCGCGGTAAAGGCGGGCGTGAAAAAAATAATATTTGTGTCCAGCGGCGGTACTGTTTACGGAACGCCTGCCAAACTTCCTGTGGCGGAAACACACCCTTACGCGGCAGAGAGCCCTTACGGTATAAGCAAGGTGGCAGGAGAGCTTTATGTTAAATTTTTTGCCGCACAGCATAAAATGAAATATACCATCGTCCGGTACAGCAACGTTTACGGGCCGCGCCAGGTACCTCACGGCGAAGCCGGTGTTGTGGCAATATTCATTAAAAAGATGATGTCAGGAGCCGCGCCTGTAATATTCGGAGGCGGCAAGTGCGTCAGGGATTATGTATATGTGGGCGATGTTGCGGCAGCTAACGTACTTGCGCTTAAAAAAGGCGATAATAATGAATTTAACATAGGTACAGGCACACCCACAGACGTGAATCAGCTTTATAAGGCTGTTCAGAAAGTGATGAATTTTACCACTCCTGCCGTGCCCGGCCCTTTCAGGGAAGGCGATATTCTGGCAAACGTTCTGGATAACAAAAAAGCAAAGAAAATACTTGGATGGACTCCCGAGGTCAAGCTTATTGACGGCGTAGCAGAAACGTATAAATACTTTAAATCATTATAA
- the hslV gene encoding ATP-dependent protease subunit HslV — protein MFHATTILCVRKNGKTVIGGDGQVTMGNTIMKQTAKKVRTIEGKNKIIAGFAGSVADAFTLFDRFEAKLKEHNWLLQRAAVELAKDWRTDKMLKQLDALLIVADSEKTYVVSGNGEVIEPEDGITAIGSGGTYALAAARALSRFTDKSAREIVAESMKIASEICIYTNENITIEEL, from the coding sequence ATGTTTCACGCGACAACGATACTTTGTGTCAGGAAAAACGGAAAGACAGTCATAGGCGGCGACGGGCAGGTGACAATGGGCAATACTATAATGAAGCAGACCGCCAAAAAAGTCCGCACCATTGAAGGAAAGAATAAAATAATCGCGGGTTTTGCGGGTTCGGTAGCGGACGCGTTCACCCTTTTTGACAGGTTTGAAGCCAAATTAAAGGAACACAACTGGCTGCTTCAAAGGGCGGCCGTGGAACTTGCCAAGGACTGGCGCACGGATAAGATGTTAAAGCAGCTTGACGCGCTTTTAATTGTGGCAGACAGCGAAAAGACATACGTGGTTTCCGGCAACGGCGAAGTTATTGAACCGGAAGACGGAATTACCGCAATAGGCTCCGGCGGCACTTACGCGCTTGCCGCGGCGCGCGCTTTAAGCAGGTTTACGGATAAGTCCGCGCGTGAAATTGTGGCGGAATCAATGAAAATTGCTTCGGAAATATGTATTTACACAAATGAAAATATCACAATCGAAGAACTATAG
- a CDS encoding NDP-sugar synthase: MKALILIGGEGTRLRPLTLNTLKCMVPIVDKHFFEHQFGLLKKHGIKEIILSICHMPQKIKKILGTGVKYGVKIRYAVEESPLGTGGAIKNAEKYMDDTTIILNGDILTDIDITKMAAFHKKSNASVTIALHKVEDPSAYGLVETGSGNKVLRFLEKPNADESRGNSWINAGIYIFNKKVLDYIPAGKNYSVERQFYPQVLKAGENVCAYKADFYWLDIGRLDKYVQANFDVLEKKFTDPVIKYAKTLKWEVFFGQGVKADKKAFLRGPAYIGDNAVIKKCSINPLSIIGNNCVLGDNSSVEKSIIWEDTVIEENVVIKNSVIGRGCMIHSNAHIEDAVIGDKTIITHHSRMGRKNG; this comes from the coding sequence ATGAAAGCACTTATTTTAATTGGCGGGGAAGGCACAAGGCTAAGGCCTTTGACATTGAATACCTTAAAATGCATGGTTCCAATCGTGGACAAACATTTTTTTGAACACCAGTTTGGACTGTTGAAAAAACACGGGATAAAAGAGATTATTTTAAGTATATGCCATATGCCGCAAAAAATAAAAAAAATACTGGGGACAGGGGTAAAGTACGGCGTTAAAATAAGATATGCTGTGGAAGAATCCCCGCTTGGGACAGGCGGCGCGATTAAAAACGCTGAAAAATATATGGATGATACCACCATAATATTAAACGGTGATATTTTAACCGATATTGATATTACAAAAATGGCGGCTTTTCATAAAAAGTCCAATGCTTCCGTAACCATAGCGCTGCATAAAGTGGAAGACCCAAGCGCTTACGGGCTTGTGGAAACCGGCAGCGGCAACAAAGTGCTGCGTTTTCTTGAAAAACCAAATGCTGATGAAAGCAGAGGCAACAGCTGGATAAACGCCGGGATTTATATTTTCAATAAAAAGGTGCTTGATTACATTCCGGCCGGAAAGAATTATTCGGTGGAAAGGCAGTTTTACCCGCAGGTGCTTAAAGCCGGGGAAAATGTATGCGCCTATAAAGCCGATTTTTACTGGCTGGATATAGGAAGGCTTGATAAATACGTGCAGGCGAATTTTGATGTCCTTGAAAAAAAATTCACGGATCCGGTAATAAAATACGCTAAAACCCTGAAATGGGAGGTCTTTTTTGGACAAGGGGTAAAAGCCGATAAAAAAGCCTTCTTAAGGGGGCCTGCTTATATAGGTGATAATGCCGTTATTAAAAAATGTTCAATAAACCCGCTTTCAATAATAGGTAATAATTGCGTGTTGGGCGATAATTCTTCGGTTGAAAAAAGTATAATCTGGGAAGATACAGTAATAGAAGAAAATGTGGTCATAAAAAACTCCGTGATAGGAAGAGGCTGTATGATACATTCAAACGCGCACATTGAAGACGCTGTCATAGGGGATAAAACAATAATAACGCATCACAGCAGAATGGGGCGGAAAAATGGCTGA
- a CDS encoding DUF2723 domain-containing protein, with translation MNAIAASVIPMLLFLSSFFLYLKTLCPGVYFGDSGELIAMAYTLGIPHPTGFPLYILLSKLFLYMPIANPAFRMNIMSAVFAAASVVLLFHCVLLLLKNEENKKLKYMAGVFAALLFMFSYTLWSQSGIARIYSLNAFFCLAALGSFLKYSMENGRFKYLALLGFITGLGAGLHLSFIIFSALLWLSIIISERKNFLKKIPAIIFFMAAGVSVYLYIFIRGLSDTVLSWKTFTRLADFFGYFSQKDYSGKMFTRDLLGYITFLGYAGKTLLREFSIPGMALLLTGTIAAGISKFKHFWLFIIIFFSNILLLAFYGAFHDLQLAFRYFIPSYAALLLLGTYGLYTLKDRLPSLKLQALIFPAALIIALPLAIIKNYHENDRSLNFMAVNYPGDLLMGMPKKANLFSNGDNQIFPLTYAKFVLNKYKDITVYDSVNTIFRDIDNLRVKTGSLKVVTNILTAFEQNKTDIYSTTKLGAPVLNESLNGLSYRITPDFSYSSNLPWKLMPLKNILYDDKIYHEFEEREVAGIYWYRLAEMYLSENNEELFNYAAGRALETGYDAVPVIGNMAIIITTPPLANFPVAEQLVKKALKLQPYNTELMSNLGSIYGNMGKYREAAEMFEKVIKLEPNNFNAMMFLNKAKEQMMKESMKKAMESARDAFFNDGMKLMKEKKFKEAAPYFQNDLEKNPALARSNFHLGLIHSMSGDYDKAIPQFETALKKEPANFNTLNNLALTYIRLSQTAKAKEYFDKSLKINPDQERVIKMLQDLK, from the coding sequence ATGAACGCTATTGCCGCATCAGTAATTCCGATGCTTCTGTTTTTATCGTCTTTTTTCCTTTACCTTAAGACTCTGTGCCCCGGCGTGTACTTTGGCGACAGCGGAGAGTTAATAGCAATGGCGTACACCCTTGGCATCCCTCACCCCACCGGATTCCCCTTATACATACTTTTATCAAAACTGTTTTTATACATGCCAATTGCCAATCCCGCGTTCAGAATGAACATTATGTCAGCTGTCTTTGCCGCGGCATCTGTTGTGCTTTTATTCCACTGCGTGCTTTTGCTTTTAAAAAATGAAGAAAACAAAAAATTAAAATATATGGCGGGGGTTTTTGCCGCGCTGCTTTTTATGTTTTCATACACGCTGTGGTCACAGTCAGGCATTGCAAGAATATACTCCTTAAACGCCTTTTTCTGCCTTGCTGCACTTGGCAGTTTTTTAAAGTATTCAATGGAAAACGGCAGATTTAAATACCTTGCTTTGCTGGGCTTTATCACCGGCCTTGGCGCCGGGCTGCACCTTTCTTTTATTATATTTTCAGCACTATTATGGCTGTCTATAATTATATCCGAACGTAAAAACTTTCTGAAAAAAATACCTGCAATAATATTTTTTATGGCCGCGGGCGTTTCTGTTTATCTTTACATCTTTATCCGAGGGCTGTCAGACACCGTCTTAAGCTGGAAAACCTTTACCCGCCTGGCTGACTTTTTTGGGTACTTTTCACAGAAAGACTACAGCGGAAAAATGTTCACGCGCGACCTTTTAGGGTACATCACATTTCTTGGATACGCGGGAAAAACCCTGTTAAGGGAATTTTCAATTCCGGGGATGGCGCTTCTTCTTACAGGTACCATAGCCGCGGGAATATCAAAGTTTAAGCACTTCTGGCTTTTTATAATTATCTTCTTTTCCAACATACTGCTTCTGGCTTTTTACGGTGCTTTTCACGACCTGCAGCTGGCTTTCAGATACTTTATCCCTTCTTACGCCGCATTATTACTTCTTGGGACATACGGGCTTTATACGCTTAAGGACAGGCTGCCCTCGTTAAAACTTCAGGCATTAATATTCCCTGCCGCGCTAATAATCGCGCTGCCTCTGGCAATAATAAAAAATTACCATGAAAATGACCGTTCTTTAAATTTCATGGCTGTCAATTACCCCGGCGACCTGCTGATGGGCATGCCAAAAAAAGCCAATCTTTTTTCAAACGGCGACAACCAGATATTTCCGCTTACTTATGCCAAATTTGTCCTTAACAAATATAAGGATATTACGGTGTACGACAGCGTAAACACCATATTCAGGGATATTGACAATTTACGGGTAAAGACAGGCTCTTTAAAAGTGGTGACAAATATCCTTACAGCTTTTGAACAGAATAAAACCGATATCTATTCAACCACAAAACTTGGCGCCCCGGTGCTTAACGAAAGCCTGAACGGGCTTTCATACAGAATAACCCCGGATTTTTCCTATTCAAGCAATCTGCCATGGAAACTTATGCCGCTTAAAAATATACTTTATGATGATAAAATATATCACGAATTTGAAGAACGTGAAGTGGCCGGCATATACTGGTACAGGCTGGCGGAAATGTATCTGTCTGAAAATAACGAGGAACTTTTTAATTACGCCGCCGGCAGGGCGCTTGAGACAGGGTATGACGCAGTGCCGGTTATCGGCAATATGGCAATTATAATAACCACCCCTCCCCTTGCTAATTTCCCGGTGGCGGAGCAGCTGGTAAAAAAGGCCCTTAAACTACAGCCTTATAATACAGAACTTATGTCTAACCTTGGAAGCATCTATGGAAATATGGGCAAATACAGGGAAGCGGCAGAGATGTTTGAAAAGGTTATAAAACTTGAACCAAATAATTTTAACGCGATGATGTTTTTAAACAAGGCAAAAGAACAGATGATGAAGGAATCCATGAAAAAAGCCATGGAAAGCGCGCGCGACGCCTTTTTTAATGACGGCATGAAACTGATGAAAGAAAAAAAGTTTAAAGAGGCCGCCCCCTATTTCCAGAACGACCTTGAAAAGAACCCGGCGCTGGCGCGCTCTAACTTTCACCTGGGGCTTATTCACTCCATGAGCGGAGATTATGATAAAGCCATACCGCAGTTTGAAACAGCGCTGAAAAAAGAACCGGCAAATTTCAACACATTAAACAACCTTGCGCTTACCTATATAAGGCTGTCCCAAACAGCCAAAGCGAAGGAGTATTTTGATAAATCCCTGAAAATAAACCCGGACCAGGAACGCGTAATAAAAATGCTGCAGGATTTGAAGTAG
- the hslU gene encoding ATP-dependent protease ATPase subunit HslU: MAKEFTPKEIVEQLDKFIIGQDNAKKAVAVALRNRIRRQKLPADMQEEVTPKNILMIGPTGVGKTEIARRLAKLVRAPFIKVEASKFTEVGYVGRDVESIVKDIMQAGVNMVRDDHMAMVKVKAEGLVEDRLLDLLVPPVRQQKKSMMTEEEIEQQKQETERFKDTREKFRQQLKRGEMEDKYVEINTRPRQAPMFEIMSGQSMEDIGMGLQDMMENLGGTKVKKKKVTIREARAIILEEETAKLVDMDKVTKEALELVQGNGIVFIDELDKIASSNAHGSIDVSREGVQRDILPIVEGTTVMTKYGTVRTDHILFIAAGAFHVSKPSDLIPELQGRFPIRVELSSLTQNDFERILKEPENSLIKQYSALLETDDVKLDFDGGSITALAQLAFEVNETTENIGARRLHTIIEKVLEDVLFDAPYGKKEKRLVTKEWVEGKLKDMVKDRDLSKYIL, translated from the coding sequence ATGGCAAAAGAATTTACACCAAAAGAGATAGTTGAACAGCTTGATAAATTTATCATAGGGCAGGACAACGCGAAAAAAGCCGTAGCGGTCGCGCTGCGCAACAGAATAAGGCGCCAGAAGCTTCCGGCAGATATGCAGGAAGAAGTGACGCCGAAGAACATTCTGATGATAGGGCCCACCGGCGTAGGTAAAACAGAAATAGCGCGCAGGCTTGCAAAACTTGTGCGCGCGCCTTTTATAAAAGTGGAAGCTTCAAAGTTTACCGAAGTGGGTTATGTGGGCCGTGACGTGGAATCAATTGTAAAGGATATTATGCAGGCCGGTGTTAATATGGTGCGCGACGACCATATGGCCATGGTGAAAGTAAAAGCGGAAGGGCTTGTGGAAGACAGGCTGCTGGACCTTTTAGTGCCGCCGGTAAGGCAGCAGAAAAAATCAATGATGACCGAAGAGGAAATAGAGCAGCAGAAGCAGGAAACCGAAAGGTTTAAGGACACAAGGGAAAAATTCAGGCAGCAGTTAAAACGCGGCGAGATGGAAGACAAATACGTTGAAATTAATACAAGGCCCAGGCAGGCGCCCATGTTTGAAATAATGTCGGGGCAGTCAATGGAAGATATTGGAATGGGGCTTCAGGACATGATGGAAAATCTGGGCGGCACCAAGGTTAAAAAGAAAAAAGTAACTATACGGGAAGCCAGGGCGATTATACTGGAAGAAGAAACCGCGAAGCTTGTGGATATGGACAAGGTGACAAAAGAGGCCCTTGAACTTGTGCAGGGAAACGGCATTGTATTCATTGATGAACTTGATAAGATTGCAAGCAGTAATGCGCATGGCAGTATTGACGTATCGCGCGAAGGCGTGCAGCGCGATATTCTTCCGATAGTGGAAGGTACGACTGTCATGACAAAATACGGCACGGTAAGGACAGACCACATACTGTTTATAGCGGCGGGCGCGTTTCATGTTTCCAAACCGTCGGATTTAATACCGGAACTGCAGGGCAGGTTTCCGATAAGGGTGGAACTTAGCAGCCTGACACAGAACGATTTTGAACGTATATTAAAAGAACCGGAAAATTCGCTTATAAAACAGTATTCGGCGCTTCTTGAAACGGATGACGTAAAACTTGATTTTGACGGCGGCTCAATAACGGCTTTGGCACAGCTTGCGTTTGAAGTAAATGAGACCACGGAAAATATAGGCGCAAGAAGGCTGCATACCATAATAGAAAAGGTGCTGGAAGACGTGCTTTTTGACGCGCCTTACGGTAAAAAAGAAAAACGCCTTGTCACAAAGGAATGGGTGGAAGGCAAACTGAAAGATATGGTAAAGGACAGGGATTTAAGCAAATACATTCTTTAA
- a CDS encoding TIGR00282 family metallophosphoesterase gives MVNVLFIGDINGRPGRDAVEQLLPGLIKEKQIDFVIANGENSAAGFGITPDVFKKLMAMGIDVITTGNHIWDKRDIIPLMDMEPALLRPYNLAPGNPGIGCGVYECKRNNKNVKIGVISMIGRVYMQPSDCPFRAAEKALAEVKKDTRIAIIDIHAEATSEKQALAFFLDGRVSAVLGTHTHVQTADERILSYGTGFITDAGMTGSMDSVIGVKKEIIIEKFLTGMPARFEISETDVHFNGVFLSIDETNGKTTLIERINIKK, from the coding sequence ATGGTAAATGTTCTGTTCATCGGAGACATCAACGGAAGGCCGGGCAGGGATGCTGTAGAACAGCTTCTTCCGGGCCTGATAAAAGAAAAGCAGATTGATTTTGTAATTGCCAACGGCGAAAATTCCGCCGCCGGATTCGGCATCACCCCCGACGTATTCAAAAAACTTATGGCAATGGGAATTGACGTTATAACCACCGGCAACCACATCTGGGACAAACGCGACATTATCCCTTTAATGGATATGGAACCCGCCCTTTTAAGGCCTTACAACCTTGCCCCCGGAAATCCCGGTATTGGCTGCGGAGTTTATGAATGTAAAAGAAATAATAAGAACGTAAAAATAGGCGTTATATCCATGATTGGGCGCGTTTACATGCAGCCGTCAGACTGCCCTTTTAGGGCCGCGGAAAAAGCGTTAGCCGAAGTAAAAAAGGACACACGTATTGCAATAATAGATATTCATGCCGAAGCCACTTCGGAAAAACAGGCGCTGGCATTCTTTCTGGACGGCAGGGTTTCAGCCGTCCTTGGCACACACACGCACGTACAGACCGCCGATGAAAGAATACTAAGCTACGGCACCGGTTTTATCACGGATGCCGGAATGACGGGCTCTATGGATTCGGTAATAGGCGTTAAAAAAGAAATCATAATAGAAAAATTCCTGACGGGCATGCCTGCCAGATTTGAAATATCCGAAACAGACGTGCACTTTAACGGCGTATTTCTTTCAATAGACGAAACCAACGGAAAAACAACTTTAATAGAAAGGATTAATATAAAAAAATGA